A single region of the Bacteroides luhongzhouii genome encodes:
- the dnaA gene encoding chromosomal replication initiator protein DnaA, translated as MIESNHVVLWNRCLDVIKDNVPETTYNTWFAPIVPLKYEDKTLILQIPSQFFYEILEERFVDLIRKTLYKVIGEGTKLMYNVMVDKTSIPNQTVNLEASNRSTAVTPKSIIGGNKAPSFLQAPAVQDLDPHLNPNYNFENFIEGYSNKLSRSVAEAVAQKPGGTAFNPLFLYGASGVGKTHLANAIGTKIKEIYPEKRVLYVSAHLFQVQYTDSVRNNTTNDFINFYQTIDVLIIDDIQEFAGVTKTQNNFFHIFNHLHQNGKQLILTSDRAPVLLQGIEERLLTRFKWGMVAELEKPTVELRKNILRNKIHRDGLQFPPEVIDYIAENVNESVRDLEGIVIAIMARSTIFNKEIDMDLAQHIVHGVVHNETKAVTIDDILKVVCKHFDLEPSAIHTKSRKREVVQARQIAMYLAKNHTDFSTSKIGKFIGNKDHATVLHACKTVKGQLEVDKSFHAEVKEIESLLKKRN; from the coding sequence ATGATTGAATCAAATCATGTCGTACTTTGGAACCGCTGTCTCGACGTAATTAAAGACAATGTTCCCGAGACGACATATAATACTTGGTTTGCCCCTATTGTTCCATTGAAATATGAGGACAAAACGTTGATCTTACAGATCCCGAGCCAGTTTTTCTATGAAATCCTGGAAGAGAGGTTCGTAGATCTTATACGTAAGACATTATATAAGGTCATTGGCGAAGGCACCAAGTTGATGTACAATGTCATGGTGGACAAAACTTCGATTCCGAATCAAACCGTGAATCTCGAAGCAAGCAATCGTTCTACGGCTGTTACTCCCAAAAGCATAATCGGAGGAAACAAAGCTCCCAGCTTCCTACAGGCTCCTGCCGTTCAGGATTTGGACCCGCATTTGAATCCCAATTATAATTTTGAGAACTTCATTGAAGGATACAGCAATAAACTTTCAAGAAGTGTGGCGGAAGCCGTAGCGCAAAAACCGGGAGGGACTGCTTTCAACCCGTTATTCCTTTATGGAGCATCCGGAGTAGGAAAGACGCACCTGGCAAACGCAATAGGTACGAAAATCAAAGAGATTTATCCTGAAAAAAGAGTATTGTACGTTTCGGCACATTTGTTCCAAGTGCAATATACGGATTCAGTACGTAATAACACGACCAACGACTTTATCAACTTTTACCAGACGATCGATGTATTAATCATTGATGATATTCAGGAATTTGCCGGAGTCACCAAGACGCAAAACAACTTCTTCCATATCTTCAATCATTTACACCAGAATGGCAAACAGCTCATATTAACTTCAGACCGCGCTCCTGTATTGTTGCAAGGTATCGAAGAACGTCTCTTGACCCGTTTCAAATGGGGAATGGTAGCCGAGCTTGAGAAGCCGACGGTAGAACTTCGCAAAAACATTCTACGCAACAAGATACACCGCGACGGGTTACAATTCCCACCGGAAGTGATCGATTATATTGCCGAAAATGTGAATGAAAGTGTACGCGATCTGGAAGGTATCGTCATTGCCATCATGGCTCGTTCCACTATTTTCAATAAGGAAATAGATATGGATTTGGCACAACACATTGTGCACGGCGTGGTTCATAACGAAACAAAAGCTGTTACCATCGATGATATTCTCAAAGTGGTATGCAAACATTTCGATCTGGAACCGTCTGCCATACATACAAAATCCAGAAAAAGGGAAGTCGTTCAAGCACGACAGATCGCCATGTATCTGGCTAAAAACCACACAGACTTTTCAACTTCTAAGATAGGTAAGTTTATCGGTAACAAAGACCATGCAACGGTACTTCACGCCTGCAAAACCGTAAAAGGACAATTGGAAGTGGACAAAAGCTTTCATGCAGAAGTAAAGGAAATAGAATCGTTACTGAAGAAGAGAAACTAA
- a CDS encoding NADPH-dependent oxidoreductase — MFETVKNRRTIRKYLPKDINPSLLNDLLETSFRASTMGGMQLYSVIVTRDAEMKEKLSPAHFNQPMVKNAPVVLTFCADFRRFSKWCEQRKAVPGYDNLMSFMNASMDTLLVAQTFCTLAEEVGLGICYLGTTTYNPQMIIDTLQLPELVFPLTTITVGYPDGIPAQVDRLPLEAVVHDEKYHDYTPEEIDKLYAYKESLPENKQFIEENKKETLAQVFTDVRYTKKDNEFMSENLLKVLSQQGFLK, encoded by the coding sequence ATGTTTGAAACCGTAAAGAACAGAAGAACTATCCGGAAATATCTACCTAAAGATATAAATCCGAGTTTGTTAAATGATTTGCTTGAAACCTCTTTCCGTGCTTCTACGATGGGTGGGATGCAACTTTATAGTGTGATTGTGACCCGTGATGCGGAAATGAAGGAGAAACTTTCGCCTGCTCATTTCAATCAGCCGATGGTAAAAAATGCACCGGTCGTATTGACTTTTTGTGCTGATTTCCGTCGATTCAGCAAATGGTGTGAACAGCGGAAAGCTGTGCCGGGCTACGATAATTTAATGTCTTTTATGAATGCGTCTATGGATACTTTGCTTGTTGCGCAGACTTTTTGTACGCTGGCGGAAGAAGTAGGACTCGGCATTTGTTATTTGGGAACTACCACTTATAATCCACAAATGATTATCGACACCCTCCAGCTCCCCGAACTGGTATTCCCTCTCACCACAATAACGGTAGGCTATCCGGATGGTATTCCCGCACAAGTAGATCGTTTGCCTTTGGAAGCTGTCGTGCACGATGAAAAATATCACGACTATACACCGGAAGAAATAGATAAACTCTATGCCTACAAAGAATCATTGCCGGAAAACAAGCAGTTTATCGAAGAAAATAAAAAAGAAACATTGGCTCAGGTCTTTACGGACGTGCGTTATACAAAAAAAGATAACGAATTTATGTCCGAAAATCTGTTGAAAGTACTTAGCCAGCAAGGATTCTTGAAATAA
- a CDS encoding adenosylcobalamin-dependent ribonucleoside-diphosphate reductase produces the protein MEKQIYSYEEAYEESLRYFQGDELAARVWVNKYAVKDSFGNIYEKSPEDMHWRIANEVARVESKYPNALTAKELYDLLDHFKYIVPQGSPMTGIGNDYQVASLSNCFVIGVDGAADSYGAIIKIDEEQVQLMKRRGGVGHDLSHIRPKGSPVKNSALTSTGLVPFMERYSNSTREVAQDGRRGALMLSVSIKHPDSEAFIDAKMTEGKVTGANVSVKLDDAFMQAAVDEKPYVQQYPIDSAKPTFTKEVDASTLWKKIVHNAWKSAEPGVLFWDTIIRESVPDCYADLGYRTVSTNPCGEIPLCPYDSCRLLAINLYSYVVNPFKPDAYFDFDLFQKHVALAQRIMDDIIDLELEKIERIMTKIDEDPENEEVKHAERALWEKIYKKSGQGRRTGVGITAEGDMLAALGLRYGTEEATEFSEKVHKTVALGAYRSSVEMAKERGAFEIYNSEREQNNPFIQRLAAADPKLYEDMKKYGRRNIACLTIAPTGTTSLMTQTTSGIEPVFLPVYKRRRKVNPNDTNVHVDFVDETGDAFEEYIVFHHKFVTWMEANGYDPARRYTQEEIDELVAKSPYYKATSNDVDWLMKVKMQGRIQKWVDHSISVTINLPNDVDEDLVNRLYVEAWKSGCKGCTVYRDGSRSGVLISTKSDKDKKEGLPPCKPPTVVEVRPKILEADVVRFQNNKEKWVAFVGLLDGHPYEIFTGLQDDDEGILLPKSVTCGRIIKNVDEDGTKRYDFQFENKRGYKTTIEGLSEKFNKEYWNYAKLISGVLRYRMPIEQVIKLVGSLQLNSESINTWKNGVERALKKYIQDGTEAKGKKCPNCGNETLVYQEGCLICTTCGASRCG, from the coding sequence GTGGAAAAACAGATTTATTCTTACGAGGAAGCCTATGAAGAATCTTTACGATATTTTCAAGGCGACGAGCTTGCTGCAAGGGTTTGGGTAAACAAATACGCAGTAAAGGATTCTTTCGGTAATATCTATGAAAAATCCCCGGAAGACATGCATTGGAGAATTGCAAATGAAGTGGCACGCGTAGAATCGAAGTATCCGAATGCGTTGACAGCAAAAGAACTGTATGATTTACTAGATCACTTCAAGTACATCGTCCCCCAAGGTAGCCCGATGACAGGAATCGGTAACGACTACCAAGTCGCTTCACTATCCAACTGCTTCGTTATCGGAGTGGACGGCGCAGCCGACTCTTATGGCGCTATCATCAAAATCGACGAAGAACAGGTACAACTAATGAAAAGACGCGGTGGAGTAGGCCATGACTTATCACACATCCGCCCAAAAGGTTCTCCCGTTAAAAACTCGGCGTTGACTTCAACCGGTCTTGTTCCATTCATGGAACGCTATTCGAATTCCACTCGTGAAGTAGCTCAGGACGGCCGTCGCGGTGCATTGATGTTGAGCGTGTCTATCAAGCATCCGGATTCGGAAGCATTCATTGATGCCAAGATGACCGAAGGTAAAGTGACCGGAGCAAACGTTTCTGTCAAGTTGGACGACGCTTTCATGCAGGCTGCCGTAGACGAAAAGCCGTATGTACAACAATACCCTATCGACTCTGCCAAACCTACATTCACCAAGGAAGTCGATGCTTCTACATTGTGGAAGAAAATCGTTCACAATGCATGGAAATCGGCAGAACCGGGTGTTTTGTTCTGGGATACGATTATCCGTGAATCTGTGCCTGATTGCTACGCAGACCTGGGTTACAGAACGGTATCTACCAACCCATGCGGAGAAATTCCTCTATGTCCTTACGATTCCTGCCGCTTATTGGCTATCAATCTATATTCTTATGTGGTAAATCCGTTCAAACCGGATGCTTATTTTGATTTCGACCTGTTCCAAAAACACGTGGCTCTCGCTCAACGGATCATGGACGATATTATCGACCTCGAACTAGAGAAGATCGAACGTATCATGACCAAGATTGACGAAGATCCGGAAAACGAAGAAGTAAAACATGCGGAACGTGCACTTTGGGAGAAAATCTACAAGAAAAGCGGACAAGGTCGTCGCACCGGCGTAGGTATCACCGCAGAAGGTGATATGCTTGCTGCTTTAGGATTACGTTACGGAACGGAAGAAGCAACGGAATTCTCTGAAAAAGTACACAAGACAGTAGCTCTCGGCGCCTATCGTTCTTCAGTGGAAATGGCCAAAGAACGCGGAGCCTTCGAAATATATAATAGCGAACGTGAACAGAACAATCCGTTCATCCAACGCCTGGCAGCAGCCGACCCGAAACTGTATGAGGATATGAAAAAATACGGTCGCCGTAACATTGCCTGTCTGACGATTGCTCCAACCGGAACGACTAGTTTAATGACGCAGACCACTTCGGGTATCGAGCCTGTATTCCTGCCTGTTTACAAACGCAGAAGAAAGGTGAACCCGAACGATACGAATGTACATGTAGACTTTGTAGACGAAACAGGGGACGCATTTGAAGAATACATCGTATTCCATCATAAATTTGTTACTTGGATGGAAGCTAACGGATATGATCCGGCCAGACGTTACACCCAAGAAGAGATTGACGAACTGGTTGCCAAATCTCCTTATTACAAAGCGACTTCTAATGATGTCGACTGGTTGATGAAAGTAAAGATGCAGGGAAGAATCCAGAAATGGGTAGACCATTCTATCAGCGTAACCATCAATCTGCCGAACGATGTGGACGAGGATTTAGTAAACCGTCTGTATGTAGAAGCATGGAAATCCGGTTGTAAAGGTTGTACCGTATATCGTGACGGTTCACGCTCCGGAGTGCTGATTTCTACGAAATCGGATAAAGACAAGAAAGAAGGGCTTCCTCCTTGCAAACCACCTACGGTTGTAGAGGTACGTCCGAAAATACTGGAAGCAGACGTTGTCCGTTTTCAGAACAACAAGGAAAAATGGGTAGCTTTTGTCGGATTATTAGACGGACACCCTTATGAAATATTCACAGGTTTGCAAGATGATGACGAAGGTATCTTGCTGCCTAAGAGCGTAACTTGCGGACGTATCATCAAAAATGTAGATGAAGACGGCACCAAACGTTACGACTTCCAATTCGAGAACAAACGCGGATATAAGACGACCATTGAAGGATTGTCAGAGAAGTTCAACAAGGAATACTGGAACTATGCAAAATTGATTTCCGGCGTGCTTCGTTACCGGATGCCGATTGAACAGGTTATCAAACTGGTTGGCTCTCTACAATTGAACAGTGAAAGTATCAACACTTGGAAAAACGGTGTAGAACGTGCATTGAAGAAGTATATTCAGGATGGAACAGAAGCCAAAGGCAAGAAGTGCCCGAACTGTGGCAACGAGACATTGGTTTATCAGGAAGGCTGTCTGATTTGTACTACTTGCGGCGCTTCCAGATGTGGATAA
- a CDS encoding 4-alpha-glucanotransferase — translation MILSFNIEYRTNWGEEVRISGLFPESIPLHTTDGIYWTAELELEVPQEGMTINYSYQIEQNGIIIRKEWDSFPRSIFLSGSSRKIYRINDCWKNIPEQLYLYSSAFTEALLAHPEKENIPQSYKKGLVIKAYAPRINKDYCLAICGNQKSLGHWDPEKAVLMSDTNFPEWQIELDASKLKYPLEYKFILYNKQEKKADCWEKNPNRYLAAPELKTNETLVISDRYVYFDVPAWKGAGIAIPVFSLKSEKSFGVGDFGDLKRMVDWAVSTRQKIIQILPVNDTTMTHAWTDSYPYNSISIYAFHPMYADIRQMGTLKDKEAASKFSKKQKELNSLPAIDYEAVNQTKWEFFNLLFRQEGEKVLASKGFKDFFETNKEWLQPYAVFSYLRDAYKTPNFRKWPRHSVYQAEDIEKMCQPGTADYPHISLYYYIQYHLHLQLLSATEYARQHGVVLKGDIPIGISRNSVEAWTEPHYFNLDGQAGAPPDDFSINGQNWGFPTYNWDVMEKDGYRWWMKRFQKMAEYFDAYRIDHILGFFRIWEIPMHAVHGLLGQFDPSLPMSREEIESYGLTFRDEYLLPFIHESFLGQLFGPHTNLVKQDFLEPVDASGLYRMKPGFETQREVEQFFAGRNDEDSVWIREGLYSLISNVLFVADKKEEGKYHPRIGVQRDFVFRSLNEEEKYAFNKLYDQYYYHRHNEFWYQQAMKKLPQLTQSTRMLVCGEDLGMIPACVSSVMNDLRILSLEIQRMPKNPMYEFGHLNEYPYRSVCTISTHDMSTLRGWWEEDYQQTQRYYNATLGHYGVAPTTATPELCEEIVRNHLNSNSILCILSFQDWLSIDEKWRNPNVAEERINVPSNPRNYWRYRMHLTLEQLMKAKTLNDKIGELIKYTGRDPNK, via the coding sequence ATGATTCTATCATTTAATATTGAATACCGCACCAATTGGGGAGAAGAAGTAAGGATTTCCGGCTTATTCCCGGAATCAATCCCTTTACACACCACCGATGGTATCTATTGGACGGCAGAACTTGAACTTGAAGTCCCCCAAGAAGGGATGACCATCAATTATAGCTATCAGATAGAACAAAACGGAATAATTATCCGCAAGGAATGGGACAGTTTTCCGAGATCTATTTTCTTATCAGGCAGTTCCAGGAAGATATACAGAATCAATGATTGCTGGAAAAATATTCCGGAACAACTGTATCTTTATAGTTCTGCTTTTACAGAAGCCTTACTGGCACATCCTGAAAAAGAGAATATCCCGCAAAGTTATAAGAAGGGATTGGTTATCAAGGCCTACGCCCCACGTATCAACAAAGATTATTGCCTGGCAATTTGTGGCAACCAGAAATCATTAGGTCACTGGGACCCAGAGAAAGCGGTGCTGATGAGTGATACCAATTTTCCGGAATGGCAGATAGAGCTGGATGCCAGCAAACTAAAATATCCGCTGGAATATAAATTCATCCTCTACAACAAACAGGAAAAGAAAGCGGATTGCTGGGAGAAAAACCCTAACCGCTATTTGGCAGCCCCGGAACTGAAGACCAACGAAACACTCGTGATTTCCGACCGATATGTTTATTTCGATGTTCCCGCATGGAAAGGGGCAGGAATCGCTATACCCGTATTTTCTTTAAAATCAGAGAAAAGCTTCGGAGTAGGTGATTTTGGTGACTTGAAACGTATGGTCGACTGGGCAGTAAGCACTCGCCAGAAAATTATTCAGATTTTACCGGTCAACGACACCACCATGACACATGCATGGACGGACTCTTATCCTTATAACAGTATTTCTATTTATGCTTTCCATCCGATGTATGCGGATATCAGGCAAATGGGAACTCTGAAAGATAAAGAAGCGGCATCAAAATTCAGCAAGAAGCAAAAAGAGCTGAACAGCCTCCCTGCTATTGACTACGAAGCGGTCAACCAAACTAAATGGGAGTTTTTCAACTTACTGTTCCGTCAGGAAGGAGAAAAGGTATTGGCTTCCAAAGGTTTCAAAGATTTCTTTGAAACGAACAAGGAATGGCTGCAACCTTATGCAGTCTTTAGTTATCTGCGCGATGCCTACAAAACGCCCAATTTCCGCAAATGGCCACGACACTCTGTTTACCAAGCGGAAGATATAGAAAAAATGTGCCAACCGGGAACGGCAGACTATCCTCACATCTCGTTGTACTATTATATCCAGTATCATCTGCACCTGCAATTGCTGTCTGCGACTGAATATGCCCGCCAACACGGGGTCGTGTTAAAGGGGGATATTCCGATTGGCATCAGCCGCAACAGCGTGGAAGCCTGGACAGAACCTCATTACTTCAACCTCGACGGACAAGCGGGTGCTCCGCCCGACGATTTCTCGATCAACGGGCAAAATTGGGGATTCCCCACGTACAACTGGGATGTCATGGAAAAAGACGGATACCGCTGGTGGATGAAGCGTTTTCAGAAAATGGCGGAATACTTCGATGCTTACCGGATCGATCATATCCTCGGTTTCTTCCGTATTTGGGAAATACCAATGCACGCTGTACACGGATTGTTAGGTCAGTTTGATCCTTCTTTGCCGATGAGCCGGGAAGAAATCGAAAGTTATGGTCTAACGTTCCGCGATGAATATCTGCTACCATTCATTCATGAGTCTTTCCTCGGACAGTTATTCGGACCGCATACCAATTTAGTCAAACAGGATTTCCTTGAACCGGTTGATGCCTCCGGACTTTATCGAATGAAACCGGGATTCGAAACACAACGGGAGGTAGAACAGTTCTTTGCCGGTAGAAATGATGAAGATAGTGTGTGGATTCGGGAAGGGCTTTATTCATTAATCAGTAACGTCTTATTTGTTGCGGATAAGAAAGAGGAAGGTAAATACCATCCGCGCATCGGTGTACAACGGGATTTCGTATTTCGGTCGCTGAACGAAGAAGAGAAATATGCGTTTAACAAACTATACGATCAATATTATTATCATCGGCACAATGAATTCTGGTATCAACAGGCCATGAAAAAGTTACCTCAACTGACACAATCAACCCGCATGTTAGTTTGTGGAGAAGATTTGGGGATGATTCCCGCTTGTGTGTCGTCAGTGATGAATGATCTCCGTATTCTTAGTCTGGAAATTCAGCGAATGCCTAAAAATCCGATGTATGAATTCGGGCATTTAAATGAGTATCCGTATCGGTCTGTCTGCACAATCTCCACTCACGATATGTCTACGTTGCGTGGCTGGTGGGAAGAAGATTATCAACAGACACAACGTTACTATAATGCAACGTTAGGACATTATGGAGTCGCACCGACAACTGCCACCCCGGAGTTGTGCGAGGAAATCGTACGCAATCATCTCAACAGTAATTCCATTCTCTGTATCTTGTCTTTCCAAGACTGGTTATCGATAGACGAGAAATGGAGAAACCCGAATGTGGCGGAAGAACGAATTAACGTTCCGTCCAATCCGCGAAACTACTGGAGATACCGGATGCATCTCACTCTGGAACAGTTGATGAAAGCAAAAACACTTAATGATAAGATTGGTGAACTGATTAAATACACAGGAAGAGATCCGAATAAATAG
- a CDS encoding acyltransferase family protein, which produces MEGNQSRRIDFVDLTKGVCIILVVIAHVGGAFEQLDTNSMLSCFRMPLYFFISGVFFKSYEGLFGFILRKINKLIIPFLFFYLSAFLMKYIVWKIAPGVFQLPVSWNELLVVFHGHDLIKFNPPIWFLLALFNCNILFYLIHFLREKHLLVMFAVTILIGCVGFYLGKLQIELPLYIDVSMTALPFYVAGFWIRRYNFFLYPSHRFDKLIPFFVALALVVMYFTATTLGMRTNNYAGNIFQVYIAAFAGIFMIMLLCKKVKKIKVVSYLGRYSIITLSMHGPILHFLGPLVSRYIHNSWAQASTLLLITLSICLLLTPIFLKVIPQMVAQKDLLKVK; this is translated from the coding sequence ATGGAAGGCAACCAAAGCAGACGTATTGATTTCGTGGACTTAACCAAAGGAGTCTGCATCATCCTTGTGGTAATAGCACACGTTGGAGGAGCCTTCGAACAACTGGATACGAATTCTATGTTATCCTGTTTCCGCATGCCTCTTTACTTCTTTATCTCAGGAGTGTTTTTCAAATCATATGAAGGCCTGTTCGGATTCATCCTGCGAAAAATAAACAAATTGATTATTCCTTTCCTTTTCTTCTATCTAAGTGCGTTTCTAATGAAATACATTGTTTGGAAGATTGCTCCGGGAGTGTTTCAACTGCCTGTGTCATGGAATGAGCTTCTGGTAGTGTTTCATGGACATGACCTTATCAAGTTCAATCCGCCAATCTGGTTTCTACTTGCATTATTCAATTGCAACATCCTGTTTTATCTAATTCACTTTCTACGCGAAAAGCATCTGCTTGTCATGTTCGCTGTGACAATCCTGATTGGTTGCGTAGGATTTTATCTCGGAAAGTTACAGATAGAGTTGCCTCTGTATATAGACGTTTCCATGACTGCACTACCCTTCTATGTGGCCGGTTTCTGGATCCGACGGTATAATTTCTTTCTATATCCCAGCCATCGTTTCGACAAACTGATACCGTTTTTTGTTGCATTGGCACTGGTGGTAATGTACTTCACCGCTACTACATTGGGTATGCGTACTAACAATTATGCGGGAAATATTTTTCAAGTATATATCGCAGCATTTGCAGGAATATTTATGATTATGTTACTTTGCAAAAAAGTGAAGAAAATAAAGGTTGTTTCTTACTTGGGACGATATTCAATCATCACCTTGAGTATGCATGGACCGATACTTCATTTTTTAGGTCCATTAGTCAGCCGTTATATTCACAATAGTTGGGCACAGGCAAGCACACTTCTGCTTATAACATTAAGCATCTGCCTTTTGCTCACCCCTATCTTTCTTAAAGTGATTCCACAAATGGTTGCACAGAAAGACCTGTTAAAAGTCAAATAA
- the folB gene encoding dihydroneopterin aldolase yields the protein MKINSSYILLKEIRCYAYHGVAPQENLIGNEYIIDLKLKVDISKAARTDEVTDTVNYAEVHQVIKNEMAIPSKLLEHVSRRIIEKLFDQFPCIEKIELRLSKRNPPMGADIESAGIELQCSRDE from the coding sequence ATGAAGATAAACAGTAGCTATATTCTTTTGAAGGAAATTCGTTGTTACGCCTATCATGGAGTCGCACCGCAAGAAAATCTGATCGGGAATGAATATATCATTGACCTGAAACTGAAAGTAGATATCAGCAAAGCTGCCCGGACAGATGAGGTTACCGACACTGTTAACTATGCCGAAGTACATCAGGTGATAAAAAATGAAATGGCTATTCCGTCAAAGTTACTGGAGCATGTCAGCAGACGGATTATAGAAAAGCTCTTCGACCAATTCCCTTGCATTGAGAAAATAGAACTCCGGCTTTCCAAACGGAATCCGCCAATGGGAGCAGATATAGAGTCAGCAGGAATTGAACTGCAATGCAGCAGAGATGAATGA
- a CDS encoding methylglyoxal synthase — MKSKVRRGIGLVAHDAMKKDLIEWVLWNSELLMGNKFYCTGTTGTLILEALKEKHPDEEWDFTILKSGPLGGDQQMGSRIVDGQIDYLFFFTDPMTLQPHDTDVKALTRLAGVENIVFCCNRSTADHIISSPLFMDPDYERIHPDYSGYTKRFQNKPVVTEAVESVNRRKKKRK, encoded by the coding sequence ATGAAATCAAAGGTTAGAAGAGGCATCGGGCTGGTAGCGCATGATGCAATGAAAAAAGACCTCATCGAATGGGTACTGTGGAACTCGGAACTGTTGATGGGTAATAAATTCTACTGTACAGGTACTACGGGTACTTTGATATTGGAAGCATTGAAGGAGAAACATCCTGATGAAGAGTGGGATTTTACGATTTTAAAATCAGGTCCGTTAGGTGGTGACCAACAGATGGGATCACGTATTGTGGATGGGCAGATTGATTATCTCTTTTTCTTCACGGACCCCATGACACTGCAACCGCACGATACGGATGTGAAAGCATTAACCCGTTTGGCCGGTGTAGAAAATATAGTTTTCTGTTGTAACCGTTCTACGGCGGATCATATTATTTCCAGTCCGTTATTTATGGATCCTGATTACGAACGTATTCATCCGGACTATTCCGGCTATACGAAACGTTTCCAGAATAAACCTGTGGTGACGGAAGCAGTAGAATCGGTAAATAGAAGAAAAAAGAAGAGAAAATAA
- a CDS encoding glycosyltransferase family 2 protein, whose product MKVSVVILNWNGCDMLRTFLPSVVRYSEGEGIEVCVADNGSTDASVTLLQQEFPSVRTIVLDQNYGFADGYNLALQQVDAEYVVLLNSDVEVTEHWLEPMIAYLDKHPEVAACQPKIRSQRQKEYFEYAGAAGGFIDKYGYPFCRGRIMGVVEKDEGQYDTVIPVFWATGAALFIRRADYVNVGGLDGRFFAHMEEIDLCWRLRSRNREIVCVPQSIVYHVGGATLKKENSHKTFLNFRNNLVMLYKNLPQEELNKVMRIRTCLDYVAAFNFLLQGHWDNARAVICARKEYKRLCPSFSLSREENMRKKTLNPIPERTKSSILWQFYARGCKRFSQLSDLKG is encoded by the coding sequence ATGAAAGTTTCAGTTGTAATTTTAAATTGGAACGGATGTGATATGCTCCGTACTTTTCTTCCGTCCGTCGTCCGGTATTCGGAAGGGGAGGGGATCGAGGTCTGCGTGGCTGACAATGGTTCTACAGACGCTTCCGTTACCTTGCTTCAACAGGAATTTCCTTCTGTCAGAACGATTGTGCTTGACCAAAATTATGGCTTTGCCGATGGATATAATTTGGCATTGCAGCAGGTTGACGCAGAATATGTAGTTCTTTTGAATTCGGATGTCGAGGTGACGGAGCATTGGCTGGAACCAATGATTGCTTATCTTGATAAGCATCCGGAAGTGGCTGCTTGTCAGCCGAAGATACGAAGCCAGCGGCAAAAAGAATATTTCGAATATGCCGGGGCGGCTGGTGGCTTTATTGATAAATACGGTTATCCTTTTTGTAGGGGGCGTATAATGGGAGTTGTGGAGAAAGACGAAGGCCAATATGATACGGTGATTCCTGTTTTCTGGGCAACGGGGGCAGCGCTGTTTATCCGGCGCGCTGATTATGTGAATGTCGGAGGATTGGATGGACGTTTCTTTGCTCACATGGAAGAAATAGATTTGTGCTGGCGACTCCGTTCGCGGAATCGTGAGATTGTCTGTGTACCTCAAAGTATTGTCTATCATGTGGGGGGAGCTACTCTTAAAAAAGAGAATTCTCATAAGACTTTTCTTAATTTCCGTAATAATCTTGTCATGCTCTATAAGAATCTTCCACAGGAGGAGTTAAATAAAGTGATGCGTATCCGGACCTGTCTCGATTATGTGGCGGCGTTTAATTTCTTGTTGCAAGGACACTGGGATAATGCTCGTGCTGTGATATGTGCGCGAAAAGAGTATAAACGATTATGTCCGTCGTTTTCTTTATCCCGTGAAGAGAATATGAGAAAAAAAACTTTGAATCCGATACCTGAACGGACAAAAAGTAGTATCTTGTGGCAGTTTTATGCGAGAGGATGCAAACGATTCTCTCAATTGTCGGATTTAAAAGGATAG